GAGCCTCGCCACTGCCCGGCGCCGCCCACGCAGGGACCCAGGCCCAGCAGCATTGCCACCAGGGCCCGCGGTTATTCCTGGGGCACCACCGAGCTGCAGATGCGGCAgctccagcccccccacccctcacaggCCCAACCGCTGGCCTGCCCACGGGCTAGCGGCTAGCCGGGCACCGGGCCGAGACGGACTTGCATTTCCGCCAACAGAGACTCAAACGGCACAAAATTTAGGAACAAAGAtataatgaaagattttttttcacacGAGTGGGTTAAATACACACGAGTGGTAAATTATAGGgcaattttaaataaactgatCAAAACCCAAAGTCGAAGATGTACAAGCGCGTGGCTGCACCTGAAGCCCCCTCTGGCCTCTGGAGTGAAATCACAGCACCTCAGCCCATGACTCACAGACACGGTGCTTCCAAATAACGTGCAAGGGAAACGATCAAGCAGGCGCTTAACGGAAGACATCAGCGACCCGGGGAGCCTGCTGAACCCCACCAGCCCCGCCCGCAACTCAGGCCAGTCCTCCCGGGGCAGCCTTCACCTCCTCTTGATGCCCAGTTGCGTGTGGTCTTCTAGGGGGAAGAGCCCACACCGGACAGGGAGCAGCCGGGAAAAGGAACACAGGAGCCTATCTTCAGGGTACACCCAAGTTCTGGGCCAAGTGTGAGGGGAGCCTGTCAGGTGCAGAACTCCATGGGGCTGCTGGGGTCAGAGGAAATGTCCCGTGGGTACCGAAGGTCACCCCTGCAGTAGCCAGGAACCTGGAGGTGGCAGTGGGGAGCCCAGCCTGGCATAGGTGTGGAGgaaaggcggggcgggggggagggtaaAGTGAAAGCAGCCTTCGGGACCGCAGAGGATAGGGTGGCTCTTTGAACAAAGGACGCCACCTTGTGGTCAGACATCAAGCGGATGTGGAATTTCAACTGCAGCAAAACAAGAACCCACTTTCCTAGGAAGGATTGCTTCTTTCCAAGAGAATGCAAACACGTTTCAAATGCTGAGGCCAAACCCCCACGTCTCCTGGACCCCCGTCCATGGCCGTCCTTGGCTGGCCCCTGGGCCCCCTGGCCAGGCACAGCTGTGGGAACTGCTCCTGCCTGGTGAGCCAGGGCTCCACTGGACCAAGAATTGCACGCAGAGTATTTGCTAATcgagttttgtatttttaagtgacCAAATctagtaaaatgaaaaacaggttTACTAAAACAGGTCCGAAAGACGATACAGGAGATTAAGCTATAAAACCAAAGCATGAGGTCCCTCCTCGACACCCAAGCTCCATGGTTCCCAACAGACCCCAGGGCGAGGACAGGGAGCTGAGAATCTTGCACCTCCTCTAAATCCAAATTACacgctttggtttttgttttccttttaaaggtttttaaaaagctaacccCAGAAGTCAGGCAGGTCCACCCTGCGCCTGGCGGCACGTCCAGCCAGCCCATGGCGAGCTCGGGCGCGGTGCCCTCGGTTCGACCACCTCTGCCGGCTGTGGCGCGGGGCTCACTCCTGCGCTATGCTTCTCAGCACGTACTTGACCGTGTAGGCGAAGGCTGCAAACCCAACTATAACAAACAAGTTCGCCAGGGCGCCGCCCAGGAGTCCGTGGTGCCGGTTGGCCTGCTGGAGGCCCGCGAGGTGCGGCCCGGCCCCCGGAGCGTGCCCGTTGAGGAGCTGAAGCCCATTCTGACCGTGGTGTGTTTCCCCGTCTGGAACCACGTCTGGTAAGGGGAGAGCCTGGGGTCGGCTACTGAGTTCGTCTTgagctttctgtttttgttttatttcctaagataaaaacagaaaggaacaaGGCTTGGTCGAAATAAACTGCTTCCTTTAGGACAAGGGAGGGTCCTAAGATCCACCACAAAGATCCTGCCTGGGAGGCCGGCGGTCACCGGCCCGACACTCACCCTCGGAAGCGGGAGGCGCTCTTAACTCTGTTTAACAGATGAGGGGACCCAGGGACTCGTCAAAAACACCAAGCCTGCGCCGCTCAGGGCCTAGACTGAGCAGGTCCAAGCGACACAGAATCACTGTGGCCTCGACCTGGGTGCGGCCTACCCTGCTCCAGAGCGAAGATGAGGGTACATGCCAGCCCCTCTGGGCAGGCCCTTCCCCACAGCCCAGCAGCCCACCCGAGGAGCCCTGCGCcctgaggaggggggcagggctgcACCTGCCAGTCAGCACCTACAGGTGCGTGTGAGAACAGGCGccctgtgtgctgtgtgtgtgcagcAAAGGGACACACAGCAGCACAGTTCTCTCTCCGGAAGAATCAAATCTGGAAGTGCTCCTGGCGAGGGCATCGCAACACGGACCGCCAGCATCTGTGCCTTACCTCCACGACTTCAGGGAATAATTCACAGAAgactttgtcttttaaattaaacACTAAACTTTGTGCCGCCAGCTGTCTTTtctaggaagaaacagaagggaaatatCAGCCTGAAGATTAATTTCAACTCTTTCAAATTCTACACACATTTTATCCTCAAAAGCTGTTGTCTTCGTGTTGCTGAAAGCACTCGATAAACTTGCCGTTCACCACAAACTAATTCAGCCTCATCAAGGCTTATTCGTCTTTCCCTATCATCAATTAACGACAGGAAACTTAGTTCCCACTTAGACGATGAGAAAATAAAGACCAGTCGACAAGGACCAGACACCGTGCTGTCCCTGGAGGGAAGCCCGGCCTGCTCTTCCCACTGCCGAGGACATGCGCGGGAGCCCCCCAACATGCGAGCCGTGCTCTCCACCCCTCACCGTGAAGTCCGACGTCTCTATACTGCCCAGGGTGGGGCCCTTCTCCACCATGAAGCTAAGGAGCCCAGTCAGGATGGTGGAGACGGACCAGGCCGGGTTCCACGTGTCTGGGTGGAAATCCGTGATGGAAAGACACAGCCTGCAAGACAGGGACCCGCTCAACAGGGCACACACACTCGTCATGACCACATTCACACTTGAGAAGCACGGCAGAAATGCCTTACCTTGTATTGCACTTGAATCTTCCATTGGGTGTTATCATATAAATACTAGGAGGTTTAAAAGGAAATTCTCTGGGAAAAACTAGTTTTCCATGGTAATAGCCACCTacagcaaaacagagaaagagcCTTGTCACGGTCTACAGCGCACCCCCTGTGGGGGCAGCCCCAGGCACCAAGCTCCGCTCCAGCCCTCAGGCTGGTGCCACGACCCTCAgtctcccactctgcccccaccctgccagcgCCACCCCCCTCATCCCGGGCCCAGCGGCTGACCACCCCCGGAACACGAGCATCTTGCTGGCAGTCTCACTGGGGGGGCTCATGACCACAAATCAAGAGTGGTCCTTGCCCCACAGGCACAACCCTGCTCACCCTTCCCGGGCCCCCCGTCACTGAGAACAGAGCCTCAGAGGAAAAGCCGTACCCAGCTCCTCACTGGGTCCTCTCGCCCACCCCTGAGCAGGTCGGCTGAGGTCACCCCTAATTCCAGACCCCTCTCCCGCACTCCTGGTCTCTCCTTCTCCACCGAATGACACCCTGCAGCAACCAACTGCCATCATGTGATTCTCCcatctcagaaaaacaaaaaccaggggcgcctgggtggctcagccggttaagcatctgactccggccccaggtcacgatatcacagttcgtgggcctgagccctgcatcgggctctgtgctgacaatgtggagcctgcatggggtGCTCCGTCTccccctgtccctgcctctccccaactcgtgctggGTCTttgtctctcacaaatgaatgtttaaaaaaaaaaacaacaacacacctGACCCCACCTCACTCCCCCTCCTGCCAGCCACTCACCCTCCTTTATGTAAAACCCCTTGAGAGCTACATCCAGGTCCACCCTGCCGAGGCTCCTGCCCCCACCGCGGTCCCCCAAATCCGACACGGAGATCAGCAGAGCCCGCCCCGTACCTCACAACCACGTCCCCTGCCTCCTTGGGCGCCACCCCACCTTGGCTCCCCACTCCCGTCCCACTGCCCCGAGCGCTGGCCGCTGGCTCCTCTGGTGCCCTCCCTGACCCCTCACACTTCTGGCTCCTCAGGCTCACGTGACACGGGGAGATCTCCAACTGGCACCTGCACCTGGCCGTCTGGGGCTCCTCCCCCCATGCTGACCCACGGGCCGACCATCCGGGCGACACTGCCCGGACAGGTCCAAGACACAATACCCATTTCCCTCGAACAGGAACTCCACCCTCTTAGCCGCTCACGCCAAAATCTGGGAGGCCcggctgcctccctgcccccacccaccgccATCACCTCACACCTCCGCCACCAGCAAGCCCTGCTGGCCACGCCTCCAAACCGATCCAAACTGCTCACCTGGGATGACCTCGCGGGCCTCAAGGCTCTCGCCCCTGCCCACTCGGCTCACGGTCCCACGGGCTACCTCACCTCACACCCTTCTCTCGGGGCTGCACCTGGGAGCCTACTGGAAACGCAAAGCCCCGGGCCCACTGCAGGCAGGCGACACGGGACGTGACTCGACCGGACACCCAGTGatgcgtgtgcacgtgcgtgctTGCGCAGCGAGGCTTCAGGAGTGCCGCCCTGTCCTCCCCCCGGGCCCCCTGCCGTCCCCAGCACCCTGGGTGGGGCCCCACCTCAAGGACCGGGACGCACCGCACACGTCTGCTCTCACGCCCCTCGGGTCGGGCCTCCCCACGTCTCGTACGGCCGCCTCACGTGAGTGCCGTCTCCCACTCCAAGCTCTGCCGGGACCGGAGGGTGCCGTGAGCGAGTGTCCCCCGTGAGGCCGACTCAACAGCCAGACGGGCCCCCGAGCGAGAAACTAGCACTATGAACGACACTCGAGGCACAGTCAGCCGAAGTCGCTGAGAAAAGCCCAACTGGAAAATAAGCGAGAGATACCAACAGGTGCTTTTCTCAGGAGGAAGCAGGCTCGGCCGACGCGCGCTGGGAGCCGGCCGCTCGGGCAACGGCTCCGTCCGCAGCGCGGCgcagggcaggtgggcaggaggaTGCGGCCTCGCGGCGAGCCCGTGAACGTCAACACCCGCGCTGACCCGCCAGCCCCGCCTCCTGCGCCCACCCGAGAGACGCCAGGTGAAAGCCGGCCAACGCCTGCTACCCTCCGAGGGAAGGGCTCGCTCGGCAGGAGCCGCGCGGAGAGGCAGCCGCACAGGGAGCAGACGGCTGCCGCGCAAACCGGGGAAGCGACCGCAAGGCGGGCGGCGCGCGCGGACCGCAGACGCACCAACCCCCACGGCCAGACGTGCAACGTCAAGCGTACGAGATGAACTCCGGGAGGGTCTGTGGGGGAGGCTCATCCTGAGAGGTAAGGAGGCAAAGCGGGGGACGTGGGAGGGCGGAGCCTCAGCCAGAGGGCAAGCCCTGGGGGATGCAGAGAAGAAGCGCACGCACCCCCACGCCAGCAGCTCCCACATCCTTCATTCCAAGCGTCCACAGGCAGACGAGCGACGAGCACAGCCCTGACGGCGCCCTGGGGGCGGAAACCCCAGAGAGCACGGTGGCCCCggagagaggccagggaggaCGGCGCCCCGGGAAGGGACGATGTTGCACCACGCACCTCCTCCACTGAACTGCTTCTGCAACTCcgttgcaacaacaacaaaagatccGCGGGCCACCGCGGTGCCAAGCAGCTCCTGGGTTCTCTGTTCCACTGACCCGCATTTCCCTCCACACTCGGCTCACCGAAGCTCAGGCCGACTGACTCCTCCCACTCTGTTCTTGTTTCAACTGCTCTGGGTCCTCTGCCTTTCCGGGTACGTTTTACaataaaaacctcagaaaaaattTGTGTACGTCTACAAAAAACTGTGCCAGGACTTTGACAGGATTGGGTAAAATCCACAGATCGATTCAGGGAGAATCCTCAGCAATGCCTGTACCGCGGGAAGCCACTTCTGAACCGTCAGGATCGGTGTGCCTGGAATCTGCCAGGAGTAGCGTGGGCGCAGAGCCCAGAGCAAGGACAGGCCGAACGGACATGGCCAGGGTGCAGAGCCACGAGAGACTGAGAAGGAGGGGTCGGAACATCCAGAAGCCAGAGAAGGAGCAAGTGTGGAGGAAGGAGCCCACACCATCAAAGTCCACAGAACCCCAGACACCGAGGCCGGAGAGCCATCCCTCGGATTGACAATTCAGGGGGCCCCTCATCGACCCTGAGGAGAATGGTCAGCAGAAGGCAGGGCTACAGAGTGCAGAGTGCGGCCCTGAGCGCAAGAGAGGATGGGcagcaggggaagaggcaggagcAGGTGCTGAGGGgcaagagggaggcaggcagtggagggagagaaggctaaggagggggagagaaagaagaaagaaggggaaggaggaacagCAGGAAAAGCTGGTCTCTGAGGAGACAGCCTGAAGGCCATGACCAGCAGGGAGATACACAGGGCAGGACCACACATAAAGAAGCCCCGGTGACAGGGTTGggtctgggggttgggggggggggggtggtctcctGCGGTCCCAAGCCCTGCAGCCTCCACTCAGGGCCTGCCCTTTCCTCCCCCTGCCACCTCCACCCCTGTCCAGGTTCACTTCCAGCAGCAACAGGCCTGGTTACAAAATTACTAAATGTTCACAATTtattggaaaaatattaaaactattaaaaaaaaaaaaaaccttaaaatcccacttgtgagaaaaaaaaattctcattcctAGTTTGTTAGAAACACACGTgtatttaacaagtattttttttttaatgtttattctttttgagagaaggaaagatggagtgcaagcaggggaagggcagagagagagggagacacagaatccgaagcagctccaggctctgagttgtcagcacagagcccgacgcggggctcgaactcacaaaccgcgagatcatgacctgagccaaagtcggacactcaaccaactgacccacccaggcgcccctctttttttttttttttttttttttttattttttaatgtttatttattttgagagagagacagagagcaagcaggggaagggcagagagagagggagacacagaatccgaagcagctccaggctctgagttgtcagcacagagcccgacatggggctcaaactcacgaaccgtgagatcatgacctgagccgaagttggacacttaaccgactgagccacccaggcgcctccttaCCAGGCATTTTAATTATGACCTGTCCAGGCTGCCCTGAAGCCCAACTGCTGCTGCTTTTCTAGGAACCCCACCACAAGCCCATCAAGCCCACACCCCGCTGCTGGACACTCGGGCGGCCCCCAGTGTGACACTATTAACACACCCACCCTACAGAAAGGCTTCTGCACCTGTTTTCCCCAGGACACGTCTTCCCAGAACAGAGACTCCTGTGTCAAAGGAGAGTCCTCATAAGGCTGGTGACACCTTCAAGAGAGCCAGGCCAGTTCCACTCTTaaccacccacccacacccacagctTTCCCCTCATGGTCCAGAGCAGTGGGTCTCGAATGTGCTTCTCCAGCAGCCGGACTCTTTTCCAGTGAAATCTTACGCAAAACCCCCATGTGGAGGCAGATGCCACTCAAAGTGAGGACCCAGTGGCTGGAGAGCTGAAGGTACAGCCCGGCCACAGCTCTGCCCTGGGCTTGCCCCACCACGGCTCATCCCTCGACCTGGCCTAAACCCTGAGGCTGGTGCCAGGCTCCCTGTAGGCCCCCGACCCTCTGACTGAAAAATCCCAGGTCTACTTTGTAAATGACACCAGAGGACACTGGGCAGCATCACCAGGTCAGCCCCGGCAGAACAAGGAGAGCAGGGGTGCCCGGCTGTGCCAGGGCAGACCCTGCACCCTCCCCGTGAGCCTCGGGGCCCCATCCACACGAAGGGGCTACCACGTGGCTCAGAGGGCTCGGCAGAGCGAGCGCTCGACAACCACGGCTTTCTTTCCCGACAACATTCGTGCGGGTCTGAACACAGCAGGAGAAAATGGCTGCACTGCACGGCTTACCAGGTCTGTCTTCCGGCTCTGGCCCCACTCACGGCAGAGGCTGGGTAACCTCTGAGACTCACAGAAAGCCCCTGAAGACTAAACCGCTTTAGGATCTGAAGCAACGAGGACGGACTCCAAGCAAGTGCAATGTTACTAACGGACATGCAGACTAGAGCGTGAGTCACAGACACGAAGTGCTTGGCAGGAGAGATCTGTTCAGAAGACAAAAAGGTCTCTTGTTCCCCTCGCTCAGATTGAAGACTGACTTACCTTCATAAGGAGTCATCTCTGGGCCTCGGACCACATAGTGcctgagggagagaagaaaatgagctGGCTTTAGGGACGGCAAACACTCCGAGTTCCGAGTCCCTCCGCGGCCGGGGCGTGGGGTCCAGCCGAAACCAGACGTGCGAACATCCCAGGTGAACTTGTGCTGTGGTCTACGCACTCCTAACGGGGTCTTAGGAACTGTATCTTTCACGTCCTCCGCAAAGTACTAACTAACTTAACTCCGCAAAGAAACTGACACTCTCTAACCATGAAAGTCCATTAACAaattttcaaatgctaatttcaCACACATTCTTGAGATGTACTTAGAAACTTGCACTTCTCAGTGTGCCCAAATATCACGAAGTAGGCCAAGCGGGGAACGGCTGGTGACATGAGGTGGCTCTGTGTCCCCCAGTGTTGATGTTCTAGAAGAAGCAGACGTGTGACCTCAGAGCAGCTGGCCTCACGCAGGAGAACAGGGATAGCCTGTAACTGTCACTGAAGTCCTCACACAGAGCCCAAGCCCAGGTGGACCCACGTGCTTCAGACCACGAGCGGCGGCACTCACAGATTCCACTCTCCCATGCAAATAAGGAGCTTCAGCCGCACGTCAAGAGGTGCGTGGACTTTGGCATTTTCAAATATAAGAGAAAAGCACAAAAGGGAACGTAGAGCCAATCAGACACAGCTGTTAGCACGTCACTAAGCATCCCTTCGGAAACCCCTCTTCCCACAAATGCCACTTGAACGTCGTGGATGAAACACATGCCAGCTGATATGTTTTACTCCACAGACACTGCCATCCTGTGTTGGTGGACCAGGAACAAGCCTCAGAGCTTAAGCACGTGACACACCCAGGAACGTGGCCTTAATTTGTCACTGCTCCCAATTCCGGGGTCCAGTTTGGGAACACTGGGTAGGGGCAGCGAGcaagagcagagagcccagcagCCTGAGTGGCCAAGCGGCACGGCACTCGGGGGACACCCCAGCAGGTGATAGAGCCCAGCCAGCAGGCCGGACACGACTGTCCCCAGCCAGTCTGGGAACTGGATtccagagtggggagaggggctcacCACCCTGATGCAACATAAACTGTTTATGCCAACGATACAACATGGATCATGCTAGAAGGAAGCCAGCCTCCCTGCTGGGGGTCTGGAACACTGGGAGGTGCCGGGCAGAGGCACGTGACCTGCTCCAACTGGCAATCTTGCGTCCTGGGTCTCTGATAGGCTTCCCTGGGGGACAGCACCTCATGTGTGTGgtcacagcagggctgggggggctCGTGTCGGTCTCCTATGGACTCCGACTCCAGCGCACTGTCTGTCCCTTTGCTAATTTTGCTGGTTTTCCATGGAAACAAATCTCAGCGATCGATCCTCCTTGTGAATGACTGAACCTGGAGATCTGAActcacaggcagagagaggctcCCCAAACAACGAGGACGACCCTGCGACTGCTGTGGGAGCTGTCCCTCCATCTGCCAATTCAGGGGGCCGGGGAAGCTCTGTTGTAACCCCAAAGCCTCAGTCCCGCGCGGCCCTTTTCACCCTgaaaaccctccctcacctgccagagcagcccctcctccccaagcTGAGGAAGGTAGATCCAGAACCCGTGAACACCTGTCCAAACACCTGTCCAATCCAAAAAACAGCTTTTAACTCAGTTAAATTCCTTTTCTCTGGACAAAATACCTTTCACACAGAAAATGCTTACTATCTCAACCCTACACTTTACTTCCCACAGAACCGATAAATCTGGTAAGGGCAGCATTTCCGTGGAAGCACGTAACCTCCTAAGGCCACACCTGAGCACAGCCTGAAAGTCACTACGTAGCAAGTGTGCatgaggctcagagcctgttaCGTCGGCCAGGGCTACCAAGCACTTGCCCCAGCCAGCGCCAGGAACCCAAGCATCAGGGCCCCTGACCCTCTGTCACAAACTCTCTAAGACAGGACAGGCCACTCTACAGCACCAAGACGCAAAGAGCAAAAGGAGAGTCTAGAAATGCAACTTCTCCACCAACAGCCGTGAGACCTATGACGTGCCCCGAAGCCTCCCCTATGGATCCCACAGACCCACCTGAGAGGCGCTCCCCAGCGTGCTCTCTCCAGACCCAGGGGACAGAGGTCAAGGAAGACCCCATGGTGGCCCCAGCCGCCGCCCATCAGGAAGACAACCAGGCCTCATCCGTAGGCCTGAGCCTGCCCGCGTCTGAAAGCGGTACAGACAGATGCACCCTTCCCAATGCCACGACAGGACAGGAGCACCAGGGCATCCCCATCAAGCGAGCAGAGAACCCAGGTGACAGTCGGCGTGGGGTGAATGGTCACGTGGAGCCTTACCATTCAAGGATATTGGAAGGGAGGGGCTCAGCACAGATGTAAGGCACCGGGTCCTTCTTAATGCGAAGATAGTCCTGTTTCAGCCTCTGGGTCGCTGTCGTCGGAGCTCTtttattgctgctgctgctcaTCTAGGGAAAGCAAACGTCTGTTTCCAAAGAACGACAGACACGCCCTGCCTCCTCAGCCACAGACAGCTACAACAGTCCCACGAGGTTAAGCCCAGCCACCCAGAAGCCAGGCCTGCGGGCTGTCCTGACTTGCCGCCCACCCCCACACCAGCAGGACTCGACGAGTCTCCTTGGGGGTCTGCCCCCCACAACCTTCGTTTATGTGACACCAGGTCAAAGataaaaaacgaaacaaaaccaaagcccCGCTTCTGTCCTCAAAGAACCTACCCGGGAGAAAGACCTCGAATTTAAAGGGTCCTAAGGACCGGTGTGCTGAGGCCAGCATGGCCTGGTGCTCCTGCGCTCTGTGCTAATGAAACgtttacaccacagaaatcagAAGGCACCCCAAACCAGCCCCCAACAAAAGCCTGTTGTTAAACATTTTCCAACATATCTACTACCGCTCAAAAGTTAATGGGAGGacgggggacctgggtggctcagtcggttaagcatctgacccttgattcgtctcaggtcatgatcccatagtgtgagccccacttaggattctctctctctgtgtgcccctcccccacctgcatgaGTGCTGTCTcacaaaattactttaaaaaaaagtaactaaaaaacaaaatggatcGGAGGAA
The window above is part of the Prionailurus bengalensis isolate Pbe53 chromosome C1, Fcat_Pben_1.1_paternal_pri, whole genome shotgun sequence genome. Proteins encoded here:
- the UBE2J2 gene encoding ubiquitin-conjugating enzyme E2 J2 isoform X2 translates to MSSSSNKRAPTTATQRLKQDYLRIKKDPVPYICAEPLPSNILEWHYVVRGPEMTPYEGGYYHGKLVFPREFPFKPPSIYMITPNGRFKCNTRLCLSITDFHPDTWNPAWSVSTILTGLLSFMVEKGPTLGSIETSDFTKRQLAAQSLVFNLKDKVFCELFPEVVEEIKQKQKAQDELSSRPQALPLPDVVPDGETHHGQNGLQLLNGHAPGAGPHLAGLQQANRHHGLLGGALANLFVIVGFAAFAYTVKYVLRSIAQE
- the UBE2J2 gene encoding ubiquitin-conjugating enzyme E2 J2 isoform X1, with protein sequence MGQMSSSSNKRAPTTATQRLKQDYLRIKKDPVPYICAEPLPSNILEWHYVVRGPEMTPYEGGYYHGKLVFPREFPFKPPSIYMITPNGRFKCNTRLCLSITDFHPDTWNPAWSVSTILTGLLSFMVEKGPTLGSIETSDFTKRQLAAQSLVFNLKDKVFCELFPEVVEEIKQKQKAQDELSSRPQALPLPDVVPDGETHHGQNGLQLLNGHAPGAGPHLAGLQQANRHHGLLGGALANLFVIVGFAAFAYTVKYVLRSIAQE